From Chryseobacterium shandongense, the proteins below share one genomic window:
- a CDS encoding GNAT family N-acetyltransferase has product MNSEIQLRKAEMTDRDVIWDILQQAIERRRKDGSTQWQNGYPNIDTVESDITKEFGYVLTVDGEIAVYAALILNDEPAYSTIEGAWLSNGEFVVIHRVAVDEKFAGQGMTKKLFDHIEDFTKSHGIQSIKVDTNFDNIAMLKILESKGYTYCGEVYLAGGIRKAFEKIII; this is encoded by the coding sequence ATGAATTCAGAAATCCAATTAAGAAAAGCGGAAATGACGGACAGAGATGTCATCTGGGACATTTTGCAGCAGGCAATAGAAAGAAGAAGAAAAGACGGCAGTACCCAATGGCAAAATGGATATCCCAATATTGATACAGTGGAAAGTGATATTACAAAAGAATTTGGTTATGTACTTACCGTAGACGGAGAAATTGCAGTATACGCCGCTCTTATTCTTAATGATGAACCTGCCTACAGCACCATCGAAGGAGCCTGGCTGAGCAACGGAGAATTTGTTGTGATCCACAGAGTTGCAGTTGATGAAAAATTTGCAGGGCAGGGAATGACAAAAAAACTTTTTGATCATATAGAAGATTTTACAAAATCTCATGGAATTCAGAGCATTAAGGTGGATACCAATTTTGATAATATTGCCATGTTAAAAATCCTGGAAAGTAAAGGATATACCTATTGCGGAGAGGTCTATCTGGCAGGCGGAATCAGAAAAGCTTTTGAGAAGATTATAATTTAG
- a CDS encoding DUF2007 domain-containing protein, giving the protein MERSTRVSVFESDKPAEIQLIKSKLDDANITNAVENNYLTFTTTPTATSLKVLVKLEDEKRAFEVIDAYLQQSENQ; this is encoded by the coding sequence ATGGAAAGAAGTACAAGAGTATCAGTTTTTGAAAGTGATAAACCTGCAGAAATTCAACTGATTAAATCAAAACTGGATGATGCGAATATTACCAATGCCGTAGAAAACAACTACCTTACTTTTACAACTACGCCAACGGCAACGTCACTGAAAGTATTGGTAAAACTGGAAGATGAAAAAAGAGCATTTGAAGTAATTGATGCTTATCTCCAGCAAAGTGAAAATCAATAA
- the lat gene encoding L-lysine 6-transaminase yields METIEIQVNKVKEIVGKHVLADGFDFVMDIEKSHGSWLYDKLTNKEYLDMFSMFASASIGYNHPYLVEKSAWLGKMAVNKPTLADVYSEEYAHFLEVFERVVIPEELQYAFFIEGGALAVENAMKACFDWKTRKNFEKGLDIEAGMCIHFRQAFHGRSGYTLSLTNTADPRKYQYFPMFDWPRILNPKLTFPITEENLEETIKNERLALLNIEEAILMNPNKVACIIIEPIQAEGGDNHFRDEFLSGLRKICDENEILLIFDEVQTGIGITGKMWAFQHFTAKPDIISFGKKTQVCGILANKEKFDEVPQNVFRESSRINSTFGGNFIDMLRFQLVMEVIEKENLVENARIVGDYLLEGLQKLAEKYPEKLSNARGRGLMCAIDLTTHEQRNALRDELWKDGMIVLTCGDQSLRFRPHLNVSKEEIRLALDKIENNINKI; encoded by the coding sequence ATGGAAACAATTGAAATACAAGTAAACAAAGTAAAAGAAATAGTCGGAAAGCATGTTTTGGCTGACGGATTCGATTTCGTAATGGATATCGAAAAATCCCATGGATCATGGCTTTACGATAAACTCACCAACAAAGAATATCTGGATATGTTTTCCATGTTTGCCTCGGCATCTATCGGTTACAATCATCCTTACCTGGTTGAAAAATCGGCTTGGCTGGGAAAAATGGCAGTAAACAAACCAACACTGGCCGATGTGTATTCTGAAGAATATGCTCACTTCCTTGAAGTCTTCGAAAGAGTAGTGATACCGGAAGAACTGCAGTATGCATTTTTCATTGAAGGCGGTGCACTGGCTGTTGAAAATGCAATGAAGGCTTGCTTCGACTGGAAAACACGCAAAAATTTTGAAAAAGGCCTTGATATTGAAGCCGGAATGTGCATCCATTTCAGACAGGCGTTTCATGGAAGAAGCGGATATACACTGAGCCTTACCAATACTGCTGATCCAAGAAAATATCAGTATTTCCCTATGTTCGACTGGCCGAGAATACTGAACCCTAAACTTACATTCCCGATTACGGAAGAAAACCTGGAAGAAACCATCAAAAATGAAAGACTCGCTTTATTAAATATCGAGGAAGCTATTTTAATGAACCCTAATAAAGTGGCATGCATTATTATTGAGCCTATTCAGGCAGAAGGTGGCGACAATCACTTTAGGGATGAATTTTTATCAGGCTTAAGAAAGATATGTGACGAAAATGAGATCCTTCTTATTTTTGATGAAGTGCAGACCGGCATTGGAATTACAGGAAAGATGTGGGCATTTCAGCACTTTACCGCAAAACCGGATATTATTTCTTTTGGTAAAAAAACGCAGGTGTGCGGAATTTTAGCCAATAAAGAAAAATTTGACGAAGTTCCTCAAAATGTTTTTAGAGAAAGCTCAAGAATCAACTCTACATTCGGAGGTAATTTTATTGATATGCTTCGTTTCCAGTTGGTAATGGAAGTTATTGAAAAAGAAAATCTGGTGGAAAATGCAAGAATTGTTGGAGACTATTTACTTGAAGGACTTCAAAAACTTGCGGAAAAATATCCTGAAAAATTATCCAATGCTAGAGGAAGAGGATTAATGTGTGCCATTGACCTTACTACTCACGAACAGAGAAATGCTTTAAGAGATGAGCTCTGGAAGGATGGAATGATTGTTCTTACCTGTGGAGATCAGTCTTTGCGTTTCAGGCCTCACCTTAATGTTTCTAAAGAAGAAATCCGTCTTGCATTGGATAAAATAGAGAATAACATTAATAAAATTTAA
- the amaB gene encoding L-piperidine-6-carboxylate dehydrogenase: MSKKVKDFGIEKTLKNLGIKDENKGTSTGGKYFAAGKTIESYSPVDGNLIAKVKTSGESDYDKVLETAQNAFKEFRLIPAPKRGEIVRQLGQRLRQYKNDLGKLVSYEMGKSLQEGLGEVQEMIDICDFAVGVSRQLHGYTMHSERPGHRMYEQYHPLGIVGIITAFNFPVAVWAWNTALAWICGNVTIWKPSEKTPLCAIACQNIMNEVLKENNLPEGISSVLVADHEIGQKLVDDKRVALISFTGSTRVGRMVSTNVAQRFGKSILELGGNNAIIISQDADINMSIIGAVFGAVGTAGQRCTSTRRLIIHESVYDEVKNRLVKAYGQLKIGNPLDESNHVGPLIDTDAVNMYQEAIKKGKKEGAKFIVEGEVLKGKGYESGCYVKPCIAEVKNSYEIVQHETFAPILYLIKYKTLEEAIAIQNDVPQGLSSAIMTQNLREAELFLSHAGSDCGIANVNIGTSGAEIGGAFGGEKETGGGRESGSDVWKYYMRRQTNTINYTTNLPLAQGIKFDL, translated from the coding sequence ATGTCTAAAAAAGTAAAAGATTTTGGGATTGAAAAAACGCTCAAAAATCTAGGGATCAAGGATGAAAATAAGGGAACTTCAACAGGCGGAAAATACTTTGCAGCAGGGAAAACCATAGAAAGTTATTCTCCGGTAGACGGAAACCTGATTGCGAAGGTAAAAACCTCCGGAGAGTCTGATTACGACAAAGTTCTTGAAACTGCGCAAAACGCATTCAAAGAATTCAGACTCATTCCTGCTCCCAAAAGAGGAGAAATTGTAAGGCAGCTGGGCCAGAGATTAAGACAATACAAAAATGATCTTGGGAAGCTTGTTTCTTATGAAATGGGAAAATCCCTGCAGGAAGGCTTAGGCGAAGTTCAGGAAATGATCGATATATGCGATTTTGCTGTCGGGGTTTCAAGACAGCTTCACGGCTATACGATGCATTCCGAAAGACCAGGCCACAGAATGTATGAGCAATACCATCCGCTAGGAATTGTAGGAATCATCACCGCATTTAATTTTCCGGTAGCCGTATGGGCATGGAATACCGCTTTAGCGTGGATCTGCGGAAACGTTACCATTTGGAAACCGTCGGAAAAAACACCGCTTTGTGCAATTGCATGTCAGAATATCATGAACGAAGTTTTAAAGGAAAATAATCTTCCTGAAGGAATTTCAAGCGTTTTGGTTGCGGATCATGAGATCGGGCAAAAACTGGTTGATGATAAAAGAGTAGCGCTTATATCATTCACCGGTTCTACAAGAGTGGGAAGAATGGTTTCCACAAATGTTGCACAAAGGTTTGGAAAATCTATTCTTGAACTGGGAGGAAACAACGCCATTATCATTTCTCAGGATGCCGACATCAATATGTCTATCATCGGAGCTGTGTTCGGAGCTGTGGGTACAGCAGGACAGAGATGTACTTCCACAAGAAGACTGATCATTCACGAAAGTGTTTATGATGAAGTGAAAAACAGGTTGGTAAAAGCATACGGACAATTGAAAATCGGAAATCCTCTTGACGAATCCAACCATGTAGGGCCGCTTATCGATACGGACGCCGTAAACATGTATCAGGAAGCTATTAAAAAAGGGAAAAAAGAAGGTGCAAAATTCATCGTAGAAGGAGAGGTGCTGAAAGGAAAAGGCTACGAATCCGGATGCTACGTAAAACCATGTATTGCGGAAGTAAAAAATTCTTACGAAATCGTACAGCACGAAACTTTTGCGCCGATATTATACCTTATCAAATACAAAACATTAGAAGAAGCTATTGCTATTCAGAATGATGTTCCGCAAGGTTTATCATCTGCAATCATGACCCAAAACTTGAGAGAAGCAGAATTATTCCTTTCCCACGCTGGTTCAGACTGTGGTATTGCCAATGTCAATATCGGAACATCCGGTGCGGAAATCGGAGGAGCATTCGGTGGAGAAAAAGAAACCGGCGGCGGTAGAGAATCTGGTTCAGATGTCTGGAAATATTATATGAGAAGACAGACGAATACCATCAACTATACAACAAACCTTCCTTTGGCACAAGGGATTAAGTTTGATCTTTAA
- a CDS encoding SPFH domain-containing protein — translation MEKILKPMSGYLTLVICLVLFIASIYLFAIGVDRNITFVVLSIIIFIVFCFFLKGLMIIQPNHSRVLNFFGKYVGTVKDNGLFFINPLYSSQRISLRSENLQGQTLKVNDKMGNPIEIAVVIVWKVGDTYKAAFDVERYSDFVKMQSEAAVRHLAMSFPYDNLEDDHAPITLREGGEKINAILEQELTERLSKAGIIIQEARISHLAYASEIAGAMLQRQQATAIVAARTKIVEGAVGMVDLALKKLSEENIVELDDERKAAMVSNLMVVLCGEKAATPILNAGTLYN, via the coding sequence ATGGAAAAAATTCTGAAACCGATGTCCGGTTATCTTACTTTAGTAATCTGTCTTGTACTTTTCATTGCTTCAATTTACCTTTTCGCAATAGGAGTTGACAGGAACATTACTTTTGTTGTTCTTTCAATAATCATTTTTATTGTATTCTGTTTCTTTCTGAAAGGATTGATGATTATCCAGCCGAATCATTCGAGAGTGCTGAACTTTTTCGGGAAATACGTAGGAACCGTAAAAGATAACGGTTTGTTCTTTATCAATCCGCTGTATTCTTCCCAAAGAATCAGTCTTCGTTCTGAAAATTTACAGGGTCAGACACTTAAAGTTAATGACAAAATGGGAAATCCCATCGAAATTGCTGTCGTTATCGTGTGGAAAGTTGGCGATACCTACAAGGCAGCTTTTGACGTTGAACGCTATTCGGATTTTGTAAAAATGCAGAGCGAAGCAGCGGTTCGTCATTTGGCAATGAGCTTTCCTTACGACAACCTTGAAGACGATCATGCACCGATTACATTAAGAGAAGGTGGAGAAAAAATCAATGCCATTTTGGAACAGGAACTTACAGAACGGCTTTCAAAAGCAGGAATTATTATTCAGGAAGCGAGAATTTCACACCTTGCCTACGCATCGGAAATTGCAGGAGCCATGCTTCAGAGACAGCAGGCCACGGCAATTGTAGCAGCGAGAACCAAAATCGTGGAAGGAGCCGTAGGAATGGTAGATTTAGCATTAAAAAAACTTTCTGAAGAAAATATCGTAGAACTCGATGATGAAAGAAAAGCTGCAATGGTGAGCAATTTAATGGTTGTTCTTTGCGGTGAAAAGGCAGCAACACCTATTTTAAATGCTGGAACATTGTATAATTAA
- the ccsA gene encoding cytochrome c biogenesis protein CcsA, producing MKKIQDILISTRTMAVLLLVYAFAMAYATFLENDYGTPTAKALIYEAWWFELIMLLLILNFVGNIGRYRLWKREKWPVLVFHLAFILIFIGGAITRYISFEGTMHIREGETSNEIVTDKNFLKIQIEEKGDVLNYQDIPYLMSPLHKDLQATYDFHGKEVKVVAKEYVQRKKDSLLADPNGAEYLHLVSTGQTGRQNIFIKPGETKSINGTLVTFNRAIEGAVEFKNEGGKLFIKTPVDASYMTMATQATGNTKKDEFQPLVLRSLYSINELKLVVPEGLKKGKLMAIEGDRKKDQAVPDMLTVEIQGPKTKQLVDLSVEKGNPNAYKQVTMDGLNIMIGFGPKIYNTPFSLKLDDFVMETYPGSSSPSAYESHIKIIDEGKQTPFKIYMNHVLNHKGYRFFQSSFDPDRMGTVLSVNHDFWGTLISYIGYTFLFGGMFFMFFWRGTHFWKLNKMLKDINQKRAAMIILLLLSLNFSAQKIETHGTTDGSREHVHTEGEDHNHAPVAEQAAPETKPQQNSLAAPLSKMKVISPDEIIARNKINREHADKFGYLLVQNYEGRIVPINTQALDVLRKLYKKDKFKGSDGNYLTAEQWFLSINTDTPSWTMVPLIKVDAKGGKELLEKTKANEDGYTSLMNLFPADTNGNLTYILDEDYNVAFRKKPAEQSEYDKQVIKLNERVQIFNEFFSGQFLRIVPVKNDPNHTWHSWLDQKMEPDMESQQVMGPYFAEVLRAQQTGDWSKADTELAKLSDYQQKWGKAVVPAKSKVDLEVFMNKADINFKLLIFYTLIGGLLFVLGFVELFKPNKTLNRIIKAIIYIGVVGYICHFFGLIGRWYISGHAPWSNGYEAIIFISWVGITAGLMFYFGFGKPGSEQKAALASMKLVSKGNTSNALIPAAGFMVAVIMMGFAHGGSALDPQITPLVPVLKSYWLIVHVAIIVSSYGFFALSMIIAVISLVFYIISNKETHKIHHDTTLKELAIVSEMSLTIGLFALTVGNFLGGIWANESWGRYWSWDPKETWAFISIMVYAFVLHMRLVPGLRSRWAFHVATMFAFCSMVMTYFGVNYYLSGLHSYAAGDPVPVPAWVYIGLATMLTLAIASFVKFKMLTKK from the coding sequence ATGAAGAAGATCCAGGATATTCTTATCTCGACCAGAACAATGGCTGTGTTGTTGCTGGTGTACGCATTTGCGATGGCATATGCAACGTTCTTAGAAAATGACTACGGAACTCCCACAGCAAAAGCTTTAATTTATGAAGCATGGTGGTTTGAATTAATCATGCTCCTCCTTATTCTCAATTTCGTAGGAAACATCGGCAGATACAGGCTCTGGAAAAGAGAAAAGTGGCCGGTACTGGTTTTCCACCTTGCCTTTATACTGATCTTTATTGGTGGCGCCATTACAAGGTATATCAGTTTTGAAGGAACCATGCACATCAGAGAAGGAGAAACCTCTAATGAAATTGTAACCGACAAAAATTTTCTTAAAATTCAGATTGAAGAAAAAGGTGACGTCCTGAATTATCAGGATATTCCGTATTTAATGTCTCCTTTGCACAAAGATCTTCAGGCTACATACGATTTTCATGGAAAAGAGGTGAAGGTTGTGGCAAAAGAATACGTTCAAAGAAAAAAAGACAGTCTTCTTGCTGATCCTAACGGTGCGGAATACCTTCATTTGGTATCAACAGGACAAACCGGAAGACAGAATATTTTCATCAAACCGGGCGAAACCAAATCGATCAACGGTACGTTGGTTACTTTCAACAGAGCTATTGAAGGTGCGGTTGAATTCAAAAATGAAGGTGGAAAATTATTTATCAAAACACCGGTTGATGCAAGCTATATGACAATGGCAACACAGGCGACGGGAAATACTAAGAAAGATGAATTTCAACCCTTGGTTTTAAGAAGTTTATATTCAATCAATGAATTAAAACTCGTTGTTCCTGAAGGCCTTAAAAAAGGAAAACTAATGGCAATTGAAGGCGACAGAAAAAAAGATCAGGCCGTTCCTGATATGCTTACTGTTGAAATTCAGGGGCCAAAAACAAAACAGCTGGTAGACCTTTCTGTTGAAAAAGGAAACCCCAATGCTTACAAACAGGTAACAATGGATGGATTGAATATTATGATCGGTTTCGGTCCGAAAATTTACAATACGCCTTTCTCACTTAAACTGGATGATTTTGTGATGGAAACATATCCGGGAAGTTCGTCTCCAAGTGCATACGAAAGCCATATCAAAATCATAGACGAAGGAAAACAGACTCCTTTTAAAATTTATATGAACCACGTACTGAATCATAAAGGTTACCGATTCTTCCAGTCAAGCTTTGATCCGGACAGAATGGGAACCGTCCTTTCTGTAAACCACGATTTCTGGGGAACTTTGATTTCTTACATCGGATATACCTTCTTATTCGGCGGAATGTTCTTCATGTTCTTCTGGAGGGGAACTCATTTCTGGAAACTTAACAAAATGCTGAAAGACATCAATCAGAAAAGAGCAGCGATGATAATTTTACTTTTATTAAGCTTAAATTTCAGCGCACAAAAAATTGAAACACACGGAACAACCGACGGAAGCAGAGAACACGTTCATACAGAAGGAGAAGATCACAATCATGCTCCGGTTGCTGAACAGGCTGCACCTGAAACAAAGCCACAGCAAAACTCTTTAGCAGCTCCGCTTTCAAAGATGAAAGTGATCTCGCCTGACGAAATTATTGCAAGAAATAAAATCAACAGAGAGCATGCAGATAAATTCGGGTATCTTTTGGTACAGAACTACGAGGGAAGAATTGTTCCTATCAACACACAGGCTTTAGATGTACTAAGAAAATTGTATAAAAAAGATAAGTTTAAAGGAAGTGACGGAAATTATCTTACTGCTGAACAATGGTTTTTATCCATCAATACAGATACTCCGAGCTGGACGATGGTTCCTTTAATTAAAGTTGATGCTAAAGGCGGAAAGGAACTTCTTGAGAAAACAAAAGCCAATGAAGATGGATATACTTCTCTAATGAATCTTTTTCCTGCAGATACTAATGGAAATCTAACCTATATTCTCGATGAAGATTATAATGTTGCTTTCCGTAAAAAACCGGCGGAGCAATCAGAATATGATAAGCAGGTTATCAAGCTTAACGAAAGAGTTCAGATTTTTAATGAATTCTTCAGCGGACAGTTTTTAAGAATCGTTCCTGTAAAAAATGACCCTAATCATACCTGGCATTCTTGGCTTGACCAGAAAATGGAACCCGATATGGAATCCCAGCAGGTAATGGGGCCGTACTTTGCAGAAGTTTTAAGAGCACAACAAACCGGCGACTGGAGCAAAGCAGACACAGAATTGGCAAAGCTTTCAGATTATCAGCAAAAATGGGGTAAGGCCGTAGTTCCTGCCAAATCGAAAGTTGATCTTGAAGTTTTCATGAATAAAGCTGATATCAATTTCAAGCTTTTAATATTTTATACATTAATCGGAGGATTACTGTTTGTTTTAGGTTTTGTTGAATTATTTAAGCCTAATAAAACCTTAAACAGAATCATCAAAGCGATAATTTATATCGGGGTTGTTGGCTATATCTGTCATTTCTTCGGTTTAATAGGAAGATGGTATATTTCCGGTCATGCTCCGTGGAGTAACGGATATGAAGCCATCATCTTCATTTCTTGGGTAGGAATTACTGCCGGATTAATGTTCTACTTTGGATTCGGAAAACCGGGTTCAGAACAGAAAGCGGCATTAGCAAGCATGAAATTGGTAAGTAAAGGAAATACTTCCAACGCCTTAATTCCTGCAGCAGGATTTATGGTGGCCGTAATTATGATGGGGTTTGCACACGGAGGCTCTGCTCTTGATCCACAGATCACGCCTTTAGTTCCTGTTCTTAAATCGTATTGGTTAATTGTGCATGTTGCTATTATTGTTTCAAGTTACGGTTTCTTTGCATTGTCTATGATTATTGCTGTAATTAGTCTTGTATTTTATATTATTTCGAATAAAGAAACTCATAAAATTCATCACGATACAACCTTAAAAGAACTAGCCATTGTTTCTGAAATGTCATTGACAATTGGTTTGTTTGCTCTTACCGTAGGAAACTTCTTGGGAGGAATCTGGGCTAATGAATCGTGGGGAAGATACTGGAGCTGGGACCCGAAAGAAACATGGGCATTTATCTCCATCATGGTGTACGCATTTGTACTTCACATGAGACTGGTTCCGGGATTAAGAAGCAGATGGGCATTCCACGTAGCAACCATGTTTGCATTCTGTTCAATGGTAATGACGTATTTCGGAGTAAATTATTATCTGAGCGGACTTCACTCATACGCAGCAGGAGATCCTGTTCCGGTTCCGGCTTGGGTGTATATAGGACTAGCAACAATGCTGACTTTAGCGATTGCATCTTTTGTAAAATTTAAAATGCTAACAAAAAAATAA